In one Brassica oleracea var. oleracea cultivar TO1000 chromosome C9, BOL, whole genome shotgun sequence genomic region, the following are encoded:
- the LOC106318528 gene encoding mediator of RNA polymerase II transcription subunit 8-like has protein sequence MDTATQPPQGQPPPVAEKLNPELVQLLNLESVKTRADSLFKAISRILEDFDAYGRTNTSPKWQDILGQYSMVNLELFNIVEEVKKVSKAFVVLPKNVNAENAQILPVMLSSKLLPEMEADDNVKREQLLQGVQNLPVPMQIEKLKERMTLIAQACENAEKTLADTRKAYGFGARQGPSMLPTMDKVQVAKIQEQESMLRAAVNDGAGTRLPPDQRQITTALPPHLVDVLFVNDAGKNALPVASNNINSQGNMMQVSGTQFMGRTAASPSNANFDTTRSPLPYSNSPQSAGMLNAPSPQQQQQQQQRSKLMQLPQHQHQQQLLAQQQQLRQSSMQQSQMPSLHDLQAQQKFQSLHGQQHQMPYSQSMGHQQYQARQLSGGHIQHGMSQGQLNPAMLNRQLNQFSGGANSAMFTSAQGSPSSQMIPNMSSMQSQTLNPRMQQYGVSGTNAQRGHASQMLGDQMFNNSGMMQTQQSQQPQQQQQQQQQQGGYGNMQTNQQNLQPNMLQNPQQRHQNPQ, from the exons ATGGATACAGCGACGCAGCCACCACAAGGACAGCCGCCTCCAGTGGCTGAGAAGCTGAATCCGGAACTTGTACAGCTTCTGAATCTAGAGTCTGTAAAGACACGAGCCGATAGCTTGTTCAAGGCAATTTCTCGGATCCTTGAAGATTTCGACGCTTATGGTCGAACCAACACTAGTCCTAAATG GCAGGACATTCTAGGGCAATATTCCATGGTGAATCTCGAGCTCTTTAACATTGTGGAAGAGGTGAAGAAAGTCTCCAAGGCCTTTGTTGTGCTTCCAAAGAACGTCAATGCCGAGAATGCTCAAA TTTTACCGGTTATGTTGTCTTCCAAGTTACTTCCGGAGATGGAAGCTGATGACAACGTCAAGAGAGAGCAGTTGCTTCAAGGCGTTCAGAATTTGCCTGTGCCAATGCAGATTGAAAAGCTAAAG GAGAGGATGACCTTGATTGCACAAGCTTGTGAAAATGCTGAGAAAACTTTAGCTGATACTCGTAAAGCCTATGGATTCGGCGCACGTCAAGGCCCATCTATGCTTCCAACTATGGACAAAGTTCAAGTTGCAAAGATTCAGGAGCAGGAGAGCATGCTTCGAGCTGCTGTAAATGACGGCGCAG GAACAAGGCTGCCTCCAGACCAGAGACAGATAACCACTGCACTTCCACCACATCTGGTAGATGTGCTATTCGTCAATGATGCAG GCAAGAATGCATTACCTGTGGCATCAAACAACATCAACAGTCAAGGGAATATGATGCAG GTCTCTGGAACACAATTTATGGGAAGAACAGCTGCATCTCCATCTAATGCAAACTTTGATACCACAAGATCTCCCTTGCCATATTCCAATTCTCCTCAATCCGCGGGTATGCTTAATGCCCCTTCGCCTCAGCAACAACAACAGCAGCAGCAAAGGTCGAAGCTAATGCAGTTGCCTCAACATCAACATCAACAGCAACTACTTGCACAACAACAACAGCTCAGGCAATCTTCTATGCAACAG AGTCAGATGCCATCACTCCATGATTTGCAAGCTCAGCAGAAGTTTCAGTCG TTACATGGGCAGCAACATCAAATGCCATATTCTCAGTCAATGGGACACCAACAATACCAAGCGAGACAGCTATCAGGTGGACATATTCAGCATGGCATGTCTCAAGGACAGCTCAATCCAGCGATGTTGAACCGTCAGTTGAACCAGTTTTCAGGTGGAGCGAATAGTGCAATGTTTACATCTGCACAAGGCTCCCCAAGTAGCCAGATG ATACCAAACATGTCGTCTATGCAATCTCAGACACTTAATCCTAGAATGCAG CAGTATGGAGTTTCGGGTACCAATGCTCAAAGAGGCCATGCGTCTCAAATGTTGGGTGACCAGA TGTTTAACAACAGCGGAATGATGCAAACTCAACAGTCGCAGCAACCACAACAGCAACAACAGCAGCAGCAACAGCAAGGAGGCTATGGAAATATGCAAACCAATCAGCAGAATCTACAGCCTAACATGTTGCAGAATCCACAACAAAGACACCAAAACCCTCAATAA